One Streptomyces sp. NBC_01217 genomic region harbors:
- the typA gene encoding translational GTPase TypA, with amino-acid sequence MPTRHDIRNVAIVAHVDHGKTTLVDAMLKQAGAFAAHAAEHLDDRMMDSNDLEREKGITILAKNTAVKYHPKDGGDVITINIIDTPGHADFGGEVERGLSMVDAVVLLVDASEGPLPQTRFVLRKALTAKLPVILCINKTDRPDSRIAEVIDETYDLFLDLDADEDQIEFPIVYACARDGVASLTKPEDGTVPQDSDSLEPFFSTILSAVPAPEYDDDAPLQAHVTNLDADNFLGRIALCRVEQGELRKGQTVAWIKRDGSMSNVRITELLMTEALTRKPAEKAGPGDICAIAGIPDIMIGETLADPENPIALPLITVDEPAISMTIGANTSPLVGKGGKGHKVTARQIKDRLDRELVGNVSLRVLETERPDAWEVQGRGELALAILVEQMRREGFELTVGKPEVVTKQVDGKTHEPIERMTIDSPEEHLGAITQLMATRKGRMETMTNHGSGWVRMEWIVPSRGLIGFRTEFLTQTRGTGIAHSLFEGHEPWFGELRTRHNGSLVADRSGSVTPFAMVNLQERGVIFTEAGTEVYEGMIIGENSRADDMDVNITKEKKLTNMRAASADTTENVVPARKLSLEQSLEFCRDDECIEVTPETVRIRKVVLDQKERGRSASRAKR; translated from the coding sequence ATGCCCACGCGCCACGACATCCGTAACGTAGCCATCGTCGCCCACGTCGACCACGGCAAGACCACGCTGGTCGACGCCATGCTCAAGCAGGCGGGCGCCTTCGCCGCGCACGCCGCCGAGCACCTCGACGACCGCATGATGGACTCGAACGACCTGGAGCGTGAGAAGGGCATCACGATCCTGGCCAAGAACACGGCCGTCAAGTACCACCCGAAGGATGGCGGCGACGTCATCACCATCAACATCATCGACACCCCCGGCCACGCCGACTTCGGTGGTGAGGTCGAGCGCGGCCTGTCGATGGTGGACGCGGTCGTCCTGCTGGTCGACGCGTCGGAGGGCCCGCTCCCGCAGACCCGCTTCGTGCTCCGCAAGGCGCTGACGGCCAAGCTGCCGGTCATCCTCTGCATCAACAAGACGGACCGTCCGGACTCCCGGATCGCCGAGGTCATCGACGAGACGTACGACCTCTTCCTGGACCTGGACGCCGACGAGGACCAGATCGAGTTCCCGATCGTCTACGCCTGTGCCCGTGACGGCGTCGCCTCGCTGACCAAGCCGGAGGACGGGACCGTCCCGCAGGACAGCGACAGCCTGGAGCCGTTCTTCAGCACGATCCTCTCCGCGGTCCCGGCCCCGGAGTATGACGACGACGCGCCCCTCCAGGCCCACGTCACCAACCTGGACGCCGACAACTTCCTCGGCCGTATCGCGCTGTGCCGTGTCGAGCAGGGCGAGCTGCGCAAGGGCCAGACCGTCGCGTGGATCAAGCGCGACGGCTCGATGTCCAACGTCCGCATCACCGAGCTCCTGATGACCGAGGCGCTCACCCGTAAGCCCGCCGAGAAGGCCGGTCCGGGCGACATCTGCGCGATCGCCGGTATTCCGGACATCATGATCGGCGAGACCCTGGCCGACCCCGAGAACCCGATCGCGCTGCCGCTGATCACGGTCGACGAGCCGGCCATCTCGATGACCATCGGTGCGAACACCTCGCCGCTGGTCGGCAAGGGCGGCAAGGGCCACAAGGTCACTGCCCGGCAGATCAAGGACCGTCTGGACCGCGAGCTGGTCGGTAACGTCTCGCTCCGTGTCCTGGAGACCGAGCGCCCCGACGCCTGGGAGGTCCAGGGCCGTGGTGAGCTCGCGCTGGCCATCCTCGTCGAGCAGATGCGCCGTGAGGGCTTCGAGCTCACGGTCGGCAAGCCGGAGGTCGTCACCAAGCAGGTCGACGGCAAGACGCACGAGCCGATCGAGCGTATGACGATCGACTCCCCCGAGGAGCACCTCGGTGCGATCACGCAGCTGATGGCGACCCGCAAGGGCCGCATGGAGACGATGACGAACCACGGGTCGGGCTGGGTCCGCATGGAGTGGATCGTCCCGTCCCGCGGCCTGATCGGTTTCCGTACGGAGTTCCTGACGCAGACCCGTGGTACGGGCATCGCGCACTCCCTCTTCGAGGGCCACGAGCCGTGGTTCGGCGAGCTGCGCACCCGTCACAACGGCTCGCTGGTCGCGGACCGTTCGGGTTCGGTGACGCCGTTCGCGATGGTCAACCTCCAGGAGCGCGGTGTCATCTTCACCGAGGCCGGCACCGAGGTCTACGAGGGCATGATCATCGGCGAGAACTCGCGCGCCGACGACATGGACGTGAACATCACCAAGGAGAAGAAGCTCACCAACATGCGTGCGGCTTCCGCTGACACCACGGAGAACGTGGTGCCCGCCCGCAAGCTGTCGCTCGAGCAGTCGCTGGAGTTCTGCCGCGACGACGAGTGCATCGAGGTGACCCCGGAGACGGTCCGTATCCGCAAGGTCGTCCTGGACCAGAAGGAGCGCGGCCGCTCCGCGTCGCGCGCCAAGCGCTGA
- a CDS encoding fumarate reductase/succinate dehydrogenase flavoprotein subunit yields the protein MTELERQQWDVVVVGAGGAGLRAAIEARERGARTAVICKSLFGKAHTVMAEGGIAASMGNVNSGDNWQVHFRDTMRGGKFLNQWRMAELHAKEAPDRVWELETWGALFDRTPDGKISQRNFGGHEYPRLAHVGDRTGLELIRTLQQKIVSLQQEDHREHGDYEARLKVFQECTVTRVLKDGDRVSGTFCYERESGRFFVLEAPAVVLATGGIGKSFKVTSNSWEYTGDGHALALLAGAPLLNMEFVQFHPTGMVWPPSVKGILVTESVRGDGGVLRNSEGKRFMFDYVPDVFKEKYAQSEEEGDRWYEDPDHNRRPPELLPRDEVARAINSEVKAGRGSPHGGVFLDVSTRMPAETIRRRLPSMYHQFKELADVDITAEAMEVGPTCHYVMGGIAVESDSAAAVGVPGLYAAGEVAGGMHGSNRLGGNSLSDLLVFGRRAGLHAAEYAAGLSAAPEVDDEQIDEAAAEALRPFSAGGLEDGATAENPYTLHQELQQTMNDLVGIIRRAPEMEQALEKLAALRVRAHRAGVEGHRQFNPGWHLALDLRNMLLVSECIARAALERTESRGGHTREDCPTMERSWRPANLLCRLAAKSAEGASGGRIELVRKTTDPIRADLLSLFEKEELVKYLAEEELYD from the coding sequence ATGACAGAGCTCGAACGGCAGCAGTGGGACGTCGTCGTGGTCGGTGCCGGAGGCGCCGGGCTGCGCGCCGCCATCGAGGCGAGGGAGCGCGGCGCCCGTACCGCGGTCATCTGCAAATCGCTCTTCGGCAAGGCGCACACCGTCATGGCGGAGGGCGGAATCGCCGCCTCCATGGGCAATGTGAACTCCGGGGACAACTGGCAGGTGCACTTCCGCGACACCATGCGCGGCGGAAAGTTCCTCAACCAGTGGCGGATGGCGGAGCTGCACGCCAAGGAGGCACCGGACCGGGTCTGGGAGCTGGAGACCTGGGGCGCGCTCTTCGACCGTACGCCGGACGGAAAGATCTCCCAGCGCAACTTCGGCGGCCATGAGTACCCTCGGCTCGCCCACGTCGGGGACCGCACCGGCCTCGAACTGATCCGCACCCTCCAGCAGAAGATCGTCTCGCTGCAGCAGGAGGACCACCGCGAACACGGCGACTACGAAGCCCGGTTGAAGGTCTTCCAGGAGTGCACGGTGACCCGTGTCCTCAAGGACGGGGACCGGGTGTCGGGCACCTTCTGCTACGAGCGCGAGTCCGGCCGCTTCTTCGTGCTCGAAGCCCCCGCGGTCGTCCTCGCCACCGGCGGCATCGGCAAGTCCTTCAAGGTGACGTCGAACTCCTGGGAGTACACCGGCGACGGTCACGCCCTCGCCCTGCTGGCGGGCGCACCGCTGCTGAACATGGAGTTCGTGCAGTTCCATCCGACCGGCATGGTCTGGCCCCCGTCGGTGAAGGGGATCCTCGTCACCGAGTCGGTGCGCGGGGACGGCGGGGTGCTGCGCAACTCCGAGGGCAAGCGGTTCATGTTCGACTACGTCCCCGATGTGTTCAAGGAGAAGTACGCGCAGTCGGAGGAGGAGGGCGACCGCTGGTACGAGGACCCGGACCACAACCGCCGCCCGCCCGAACTGCTGCCGCGCGACGAGGTCGCCCGCGCGATCAACTCCGAGGTGAAGGCCGGCCGGGGCTCGCCGCACGGCGGGGTGTTCCTGGATGTGTCGACCCGGATGCCCGCGGAGACGATCCGGCGGCGGCTGCCCTCGATGTACCACCAGTTCAAGGAGCTGGCGGATGTCGACATCACGGCGGAGGCGATGGAGGTCGGCCCGACCTGCCACTACGTCATGGGCGGGATCGCCGTCGAATCGGACAGCGCTGCGGCCGTCGGCGTGCCCGGTCTGTACGCGGCGGGCGAGGTCGCGGGCGGCATGCACGGCTCCAACCGGCTCGGCGGGAACTCCCTCTCCGACCTGCTGGTCTTCGGGCGGCGGGCCGGGCTGCACGCCGCCGAGTACGCGGCCGGACTGTCCGCCGCCCCCGAGGTGGATGACGAGCAGATCGACGAGGCAGCGGCGGAGGCCCTGCGTCCGTTCAGCGCGGGGGGCCTGGAGGACGGGGCGACGGCCGAGAATCCGTACACCCTCCACCAGGAACTCCAGCAGACGATGAACGACCTGGTCGGCATCATCCGGCGGGCGCCCGAGATGGAACAGGCCCTGGAGAAGCTGGCCGCCCTGCGGGTACGGGCGCACCGCGCCGGGGTCGAGGGGCACCGGCAGTTCAACCCCGGCTGGCACCTCGCCCTGGACCTGCGGAACATGCTGCTGGTCAGCGAGTGCATCGCGCGGGCCGCACTGGAGCGTACGGAGAGCCGGGGCGGTCACACCCGCGAGGACTGTCCCACGATGGAACGCTCCTGGCGCCCGGCCAATCTGCTGTGCCGGCTGGCGGCCAAGAGCGCCGAGGGCGCTTCGGGCGGCCGCATCGAACTCGTACGCAAGACGACCGACCCCATCCGTGCGGATCTGCTCTCCCTCTTCGAGAAGGAGGAGCTGGTCAAGTACCTGGCCGAAGAGGAGCTGTACGATTGA
- a CDS encoding ABC transporter family substrate-binding protein, whose product MSHVGVPRGTARKRRSLALLTTGVLTLPVLAGCSGSDGGGGSAGVVTPQDIAVSARSLVAPGGTVNWAIDSVPATLNTFQADADSSTTRITGALLPTLFPLDAKGTPRANPDYLESAKVVEREPRQVVLYRINPQAVWSDGRGIGAADFLAQWRALNGKDSAYWTARNAGYERIEKIERGADDQEVRVTFAKPYADWRSLFSPLYPKEVTGTPGAFNDGARTTLKVTSGPFLLGGVDTAKGEVTLVRNPRWWGGRAKLDSLVFRAVAPQDRAQALIEGKVEVADIDAAAAHRIVQAARDTGGNGQPLAQGPGSGSGPAAALRSWAEAHGSNEAEAAAARAAREKNRVAAEAYAAEQGKLRSYVVRKSLEPAYTQLALNGESGPLADDRVRRAVARALNRQELADTVLKPLGLPAVPLGSHLALVGQPGYKDSSSALGGQDTEEAQALLADAGWTREGAIKKPGGAKAGSKGEKKDAKEKEKEAGAGKGDKTASPEKSAKPDAKPDDGKPGDGVGRAPEASASQASASQVRAPQILTPANAAAVHSAALLRQSGHLTETGTSEEVPAKVGAQDQRPGGATGAYAPAGTAAPAQAPDTRRGPLGKNGKALTLRFVLPAGPGSEPLRAVGDKISAMLDSIGIRTAITKVSDDSYFQDHIAAGDYDMALYSWPATAYPATDDRPIFAKPVPATDGSLLVEQNYTRVGTDHIDQLFDRAASELDEGDARDLMKQADARIWAAAGSIPLYQRPQLVATDRKLVNVGAFGFGAPHYQDIGFKKPQVAGPPANTKK is encoded by the coding sequence ATGTCCCACGTCGGCGTCCCGCGGGGGACGGCCCGAAAGCGCCGCTCGCTCGCGCTCCTCACGACGGGCGTGCTGACGCTCCCCGTACTGGCCGGCTGCAGCGGCTCCGACGGCGGCGGCGGATCGGCCGGGGTCGTCACCCCCCAGGACATCGCGGTCTCGGCCCGGAGCCTGGTCGCCCCGGGGGGCACGGTCAACTGGGCGATCGACTCCGTTCCCGCCACCCTCAACACCTTCCAGGCCGACGCCGACAGCTCCACCACCCGCATCACCGGCGCCCTGCTGCCGACGCTCTTCCCACTGGACGCCAAGGGCACGCCGCGGGCCAATCCGGACTATCTGGAGTCCGCGAAGGTGGTCGAGCGCGAGCCCAGGCAGGTGGTGCTCTACCGGATCAACCCGCAGGCGGTGTGGAGCGACGGCCGGGGCATCGGGGCGGCCGATTTCCTGGCCCAGTGGCGGGCGCTGAACGGCAAGGACTCGGCGTACTGGACCGCCCGCAACGCCGGCTACGAGCGGATCGAGAAGATCGAGCGCGGCGCCGACGACCAGGAGGTCCGGGTCACCTTCGCCAAGCCGTACGCGGACTGGCGCTCCCTCTTTTCCCCGCTGTATCCCAAGGAGGTGACCGGCACGCCCGGCGCCTTCAACGACGGGGCGCGGACCACTCTCAAGGTCACCTCGGGACCGTTCCTGCTGGGCGGTGTGGACACGGCGAAGGGCGAGGTCACCCTGGTCCGCAACCCGCGCTGGTGGGGCGGCCGGGCCAAGCTCGACTCGCTGGTCTTCCGGGCCGTCGCACCGCAGGACCGCGCCCAGGCCCTGATCGAGGGGAAGGTCGAGGTCGCCGACATCGATGCCGCGGCCGCGCACCGGATCGTGCAGGCGGCCCGCGACACGGGCGGGAACGGCCAGCCGCTCGCCCAGGGCCCCGGCTCCGGATCCGGCCCTGCCGCCGCACTGCGCTCCTGGGCCGAGGCGCACGGCTCGAACGAGGCGGAGGCGGCGGCCGCCCGGGCGGCCAGGGAGAAGAACCGGGTGGCCGCCGAGGCGTACGCCGCAGAGCAGGGCAAGCTGCGCAGTTACGTGGTCCGCAAGTCGCTGGAGCCCGCCTACACCCAGCTCGCGCTGAACGGCGAGTCCGGGCCGCTCGCCGACGACCGGGTACGCAGGGCGGTCGCCCGGGCCCTGAACCGCCAGGAGCTGGCCGACACCGTACTCAAACCGCTCGGCCTGCCCGCCGTACCGCTCGGCAGCCATCTTGCCCTGGTCGGGCAGCCGGGGTACAAGGACAGCAGCAGCGCACTCGGTGGCCAGGACACCGAGGAGGCGCAGGCCCTGCTGGCCGACGCGGGCTGGACGCGGGAGGGCGCGATCAAGAAGCCGGGCGGTGCCAAGGCGGGCAGCAAGGGCGAGAAGAAGGATGCGAAGGAGAAGGAGAAGGAGGCAGGTGCAGGTAAGGGCGACAAGACGGCCTCACCCGAAAAGTCCGCCAAGCCGGATGCCAAGCCGGACGACGGCAAGCCCGGCGACGGCGTCGGCCGCGCCCCCGAGGCCAGCGCCTCCCAGGCCAGCGCCTCCCAGGTCCGCGCCCCCCAGATCCTCACCCCCGCCAACGCCGCCGCCGTCCACAGCGCCGCCCTGCTGCGCCAGTCCGGCCACCTGACCGAGACCGGCACTTCCGAGGAGGTCCCCGCAAAGGTCGGGGCCCAGGACCAGCGGCCGGGCGGCGCCACCGGTGCGTACGCCCCCGCGGGCACCGCCGCCCCCGCTCAGGCCCCCGACACGCGCCGCGGCCCGCTCGGCAAGAACGGCAAGGCGCTGACCCTGCGCTTCGTCCTGCCGGCCGGTCCCGGCTCGGAGCCGCTGCGGGCCGTCGGGGACAAGATCTCGGCGATGCTCGACTCGATCGGCATCCGCACGGCCATCACCAAGGTCTCCGACGACAGCTACTTCCAGGACCACATCGCCGCAGGCGACTACGACATGGCGCTGTACTCCTGGCCCGCCACCGCCTACCCGGCCACCGACGACCGCCCGATCTTCGCCAAGCCGGTGCCCGCCACCGACGGCTCGCTGCTCGTCGAGCAGAACTACACCCGCGTCGGTACGGACCACATCGACCAGCTCTTCGACAGGGCGGCCTCCGAGCTCGACGAGGGGGACGCCCGGGACCTGATGAAGCAGGCGGACGCCCGGATCTGGGCCGCCGCGGGATCGATTCCGCTCTATCAGCGCCCACAGCTCGTGGCGACCGACAGAAAGCTGGTGAACGTGGGCGCCTTCGGCTTCGGCGCACCCCATTACCAGGACATCGGCTTCAAGAAGCCGCAAGTCGCCGGACCTCCGGCAAATACGAAGAAGTAG
- a CDS encoding peptide ABC transporter substrate-binding protein: protein MRGAKSAKWVAGAAFIALAATACGGGKDGGSGSDDASQKWDPNGIVTMASGEPQNPLQPANVMESYGSDVIKSVFAQLVDYDESGKIVMENAESVTTTDSKTFTVKLKDGWTFHDGTPVTAKSYVDAWNWDAATKNNQQNASWFSDIKGYADVHPEKGAPKAETMSGLKVVDDKTFTIELSTTLPYFEYKLAYTVFSPLPESFYKDPKAAGEAPIGNGAYKFVKWEHKKSIEVAKYDKYKGDNAAQNGGVIFKNYTTPEASYADLRSDKLDVVDQIPTASLPNFQQDLGDRAVNKPFSAITTIGIAYYSKQWKDVDPKVIQGLSMAIDRATITKTVLNGLRTPATGWVAKGVLGYQDGAAGDITTFDPAKAKALIKEGGGVPGNKISIQYNTDGGHKDWVDAVCNSIRQATGVDCVGDAKVDFQADLKARDAKQVKSIYRSGWVLDYPVNANFLRDLYGTGAAGNQGGYSNKDFDALTKKADAAKTLDESVKLYQDAEKSLVNSMPSIPLWYYNVNGGHSNNVSTVEFGQDGSPIYNTIKVKATK, encoded by the coding sequence ATGCGTGGTGCCAAGAGCGCCAAGTGGGTCGCGGGAGCGGCATTCATCGCCCTGGCCGCGACGGCCTGTGGTGGCGGCAAGGACGGCGGTTCGGGCAGCGACGACGCGAGCCAGAAGTGGGACCCGAACGGCATCGTCACGATGGCGTCCGGTGAGCCGCAGAACCCGCTGCAGCCGGCCAACGTCATGGAGTCCTACGGCTCCGACGTCATCAAGTCGGTCTTCGCCCAGCTCGTCGACTACGACGAGAGCGGCAAGATCGTGATGGAGAACGCCGAGTCCGTCACCACCACCGACTCGAAGACGTTCACCGTCAAGCTCAAGGACGGCTGGACCTTCCACGACGGCACTCCGGTGACCGCCAAGTCCTACGTGGACGCGTGGAACTGGGACGCCGCCACCAAGAACAACCAGCAGAACGCCTCCTGGTTCTCGGACATCAAGGGCTACGCCGATGTCCACCCGGAGAAGGGTGCGCCGAAGGCCGAGACCATGTCCGGTCTGAAGGTCGTCGACGACAAGACCTTCACCATCGAGCTCTCCACCACGCTGCCGTACTTCGAGTACAAGCTGGCGTACACGGTGTTCTCGCCGCTGCCCGAGTCCTTCTACAAGGACCCGAAGGCCGCGGGCGAGGCCCCGATCGGCAACGGCGCCTACAAGTTCGTCAAGTGGGAGCACAAGAAGTCGATCGAGGTCGCCAAGTACGACAAGTACAAGGGTGACAACGCCGCGCAGAACGGTGGCGTGATCTTCAAGAACTACACGACCCCCGAGGCGTCCTACGCGGACCTGCGCTCGGACAAGCTGGACGTGGTCGACCAGATCCCGACCGCTTCGCTGCCCAACTTCCAGCAGGACCTGGGCGACCGAGCCGTCAACAAGCCGTTCTCGGCCATCACGACGATCGGCATTGCTTACTACAGCAAGCAGTGGAAGGACGTCGATCCCAAGGTCATCCAGGGTCTGTCCATGGCGATCGACCGTGCCACGATCACCAAGACGGTCCTCAACGGTCTGCGTACCCCGGCCACCGGCTGGGTCGCCAAGGGCGTTCTGGGTTACCAGGACGGCGCGGCCGGCGACATCACGACGTTCGACCCGGCGAAGGCCAAGGCCCTCATCAAGGAGGGTGGCGGCGTTCCGGGCAACAAGATCTCCATCCAGTACAACACCGATGGTGGTCACAAGGACTGGGTCGACGCGGTCTGCAACAGCATCCGCCAGGCCACCGGTGTCGACTGCGTCGGCGACGCCAAGGTCGACTTCCAGGCCGACCTGAAGGCGCGTGACGCCAAGCAGGTCAAGTCGATCTACCGTTCCGGCTGGGTGCTCGACTACCCGGTCAACGCCAACTTCCTCCGTGACCTGTACGGCACGGGTGCGGCGGGCAACCAGGGCGGCTACTCCAACAAGGACTTCGACGCCCTGACGAAGAAGGCCGACGCCGCCAAGACGCTGGACGAGTCGGTGAAGCTGTACCAGGACGCTGAGAAGTCCCTGGTCAACAGCATGCCGTCGATCCCGCTCTGGTACTACAACGTCAACGGTGGCCACTCCAACAACGTGAGCACCGTTGAGTTCGGCCAGGACGGTTCGCCGATCTACAACACCATCAAGGTGAAGGCGACCAAGTAA